From Xenopus tropicalis strain Nigerian chromosome 3, UCB_Xtro_10.0, whole genome shotgun sequence, the proteins below share one genomic window:
- the LOC108646266 gene encoding olfactory receptor 5G3-like: MSMKNQTWVSEIVLLGFENLHNFKVPLFSLFLLIYILTVWENVLIIVLVAFSRNLHSPMYFFLQQLSICDFLESTNIVPTLLQTIIYDKIMLPFVGCMIQFAFFSATEAFECLLLAVMAYDRYVAICIPLRYTSIMSHRVCVTFILASWILGLICPLLLANIMGTLQFCDQNTINHFFCDFFPLLELSCSDTFVMQITITLQSIPVVFLPIILIAVSYMCIAHAILKIVSHTGRQKAFSTCSSHLAVVSMFYGTLIAFYLVPPQKESQTTSKVLSLLYTVVTPFVNPLIYSLRSKDIRESLYHLRGRFTKIL; the protein is encoded by the coding sequence ATGTCTATGAAGAACCAGACGTGGGTCAGTGAGATTGTCCTCTTGGGATTCGAGAATCTCCACAACTTCAAGGTTCCCCTGTTCTCTCTGTTCCTTCTGATTTATATTCTGACAGTTTGGGAGAACGTCCTCATCATAGTGTTGGTGGCCTTCAGCCGGAACCTCcactcccccatgtacttctttctcCAGCAGCTGTCCATATGTGACTTTCTGGAATCCACAAATATTGTACCTACCCTGCTCCAAACTATAATTTATGATAAAATCATGTTGCCCTTTGTCGGCTGTATGatacaatttgcttttttttctgcaactgaaGCCTTTGAGTGTTTACTCCTAGCAGTAATGGCCTATGACAGATACGTGGCCATCTGCATCCCCCTGAGATACACTTCTATAATGTCCCACAGGGTTTGTGTTACATTCATTCTTGCGTCCTGGATCCTTGGCCTCATTTGTCCATTACTTCTTGCCAACATCATGGGGACACTACAATTCTGTGACCAAAATAccattaaccatttcttctgtgatttctTTCCTCTACTAGAGCTTTCCTGCTCAGATACCTTTGTCATGCAGATAACAATTACCTTACAGTCTATTCCTGTGGTTTTTCTTCCCATTATACTCATTGCTGTATCATATATGTGTATTGCCCATgcaatcctaaagatagtgtcccataccgggaggcaaaaagccttctccacctgcagctcccacttggctgTGGTCTCCATGTTCTATGGGACTCTCATTGCTTTTTATTTAGTTCCCCCCCAAAAAGAATCACAGACCACAAGTAAAGTTCTCTCTCTGTTATACACAGTAGTGACCCCATTTGTTAACCCACTTATCTACAGCCTGAGAAGTAAAGATATCAGAGAATCCCTATACCActtgaggggcagatttactaaaattctctAA